The sequence CTCTCCCTCCGCGCCGAGCCCCTGCATCGCCGCGAGAGGCCGCCCGGAAAACAGGAATTCGCTGTCGTAGTCGTCCTCCAGTACCACCCCGCCGCAGGCACGCGCCGCATCCAGCACCATCGCGCGGCGCGCCAGCGACATGCGTGTGCCATAGGGATACTGGTGCGAGGGGGTGACGTAGATCAGCCGCGGCGGTCGCCGGTCGGTGACGAGGCGCGGGTCCGCACCGTCCGCGTCGACGGGCATCGACACGATGTCGAGCCCGGCTGCGGTGAAGGCGGCGCGTGCGCCGAGATAGCCGGGATCCTCCAGCCATGCGGCCTCGCCGGGATCCGCCAGAGCGCTCGCCAGCAGGTTGAGGCTCGCCTGGGTCGACGGGGTGACGATGATGCGCTCCGGCGTTGCCCTGACGCCGCGCTCGGCGGCCAGATAGGCGGTAAGTTCCCCGCGCAGTTCGCCAAGCCCCTGCGTCTCGCCATAGCTCAGCACGTCGCCGCGCAGGCGGCGGGCCGCGCGGCGCAGCGTCCGCGCCCATTCGTCGGCCGGAAACCGGTCGATGCTCGGCGTGCCGGGCTCCAGCTTTCCCCCGCGCCGGCGCTGGGTCGCGGACCAGGGATTGTTGCTCATCGCCCGTCCGCGCGCCGACAGGGCGACCGCCCTTGCGGAGATCGCCGGCGCCTCGCCCTCGCCCCACAGGCCGACACGCGCGACCTTCGGCGCCGACCCGCCGCGCACGGTGACGATCCCCTCCGCCACCAGAAGCTCGTAGGCCGCGTTGACCGAGTTGCGGGAGATGCCGAGCGCTGCCGCCAATGCCCGGCTGGACGGCAGGCGCGCGCCCTCGGCCAGACGCCCGTCGCCGATGGCCTCGCGCACACCGCGATAGACCTGCTCGGGCAGCGGCAAGGCAGCGGAGCGATCGATGGACAGGAGGCCGTCGAGCATGACTGGATCCTTCAAAAAATCCGAAAGCGGACCTTCACTGGAACCAGTTTGATGGCACATTCCACGCCGAAGCGCAAAGGCGCCGCACAGCACAGGCGCCGCAAAGCGAGGAACCGCAATCGATGAGCGACCCCGAGATCGACCAGGCCGCCACGCCGGCCACCCGGCGCAGCCGCCGCGCCTCCCTGCCCCGCCATGCGAGGGTTCGGGTGGGCAAGCGCGAGGTCGCGGACCCGGCCGCCGCCTTCGAGGTGCTGGATCTCGCCCGCATCGCCCATGTCGGCTTCGTCGACGAGGGTCGGCCGATGGTCATCCCGATGCTGCACGCCCGCATCAAGCGCACGCTCTACATCCACGGCGCCAAGGCGACGCGCATCGTCAAGGGGATGCGGGACCGCGCGCCGGTGTGTCTCACCGTGACGCTGCTGGACGGCATCGTCGTCGCCCGCTCCGCCTTTCACCACTCGATGAACTACCGCTCGGTGGTGGTGCATGGCACGGCCCGACATGTCATCAACGACTGGGAGCGCAAGGCCGCGCTTGTCGCCCTCACCGACCGGCTGTTGCCGGGCCGCTGGGACGAGGTGCGGCCGATGACCGACAAGGAGCTCGCCGCCACCGGGGTGCTCGCCATCGAGGTCGAGCACATCACCATGAAGCGGCGCGAAGGGCCTCCGGTCGACGATGCGGACGACTATGCCCTCCCCGTATGGGCCGGCGTCGTCGAGCTGGCCGAGACGGTCACCGCCGTCACGCCGGACGAGCGTCTTGCCGCGGACGTGCCGCGTCCGCGCTCGCTGCGCGACCTGGAAAGCGCTGCCTCGCCGGGCCTCAGCCGCGAGCGAGGAGCTGCTTGACCTTGCCGCAATAGCGCCGGCTCACCGGGTTCATGCGCTTGGCGAAGTGACCGGCATTGTAGCGCAGGATCGTGCCGCACACGTCGCCGCCGGCGCGCTTGTGGGCGCCTGCCAGGTACTTCATGCCGTAGGTGATGTTGGTCTTGGGGTCGTAGAGCGCCTTGGCGCTGCCGCGGAAGCCGACGCCCCGCGCCGTCTGCGGCTTGATCTGCATCAGGCCGATTTCGCCGGCCCGTCCGCGAGCCCGCGGATTGTAGTTGCTTTCCACCCGCACAACCGCGTGGGCCAGTTCCACCGGCACGCCGTGCTTGCGTGCTTCCGCGGTGATCATGGCGTCGTATTTCTCGGCGCGTGCCCCGGCCTCGAGGATCTTCGGATCGACCGTCGTGGTGGAGACCGCAGCCGTCTGGCATGCCCCTGCGGAAAGAGCCAAGAGGAGCGCACCGATGAGACGCGGCGCCTTGAAGTTGATCATGTGCCCGACCTTCAAACTGTTTGTCGTTGTTGAGAGGCCGGCTGTATGGCGGTGCGGTAAGACGGAAATCCGGCACCGAAGATCACGAAATGTTACAAAAACGCCGATAAAATATGGCTAAAACGTGCAGAAATCCTCGTCATTGACGAAAGCAAGGCCATCATCCCGGCAAACATGGCCGGGAGATGGCGGTGATTTGCAGATGTTGCGATGCAGCAATCGGCTCGGGACGCAGCGTCAGCCGAGCTGTGGAACTTTTTGCAAAAGTCGGTGCAGCGTCGCGATGGTCGACATGTCGGCGATGCCGTCGACCCGCTCGCGGCGGTGGTGGCGCTGGAAGGCGGCGACCGCCGCCCGCGTGCGCTCGTCGAAGACCCCGGTGATCGGCATCTCGAACCCGTAGAGCGCCAGCATCGACTGCAGCGCCTCGACGGGCTGGCCGCCGTCGCCCAGCTGGAAGAAGCGCCCGCCCGATACCGGCTCCGGCGCGACATGCAGGCCGACGCCTGCCGCCGCCAGCCTGTCCCAGGGAAACAGCTCGCCCGGATCCTCCTTGCGCTCCGGCGCCACGTCCGAATGCCCCAGCACGTCGTGGGGCGCGATCCCGTGCCGGGCGCAGATATCCCGGGCCAGTTCGATCACGGACTGCACCTGCGCGTCCGGGAAAGGCCGGTAGCCGTTCTCGTGGCCCGGATTGACGATCTCGATGCCGATGGAGCGCGAGTTGATGTCCCGCTCGCCCTTCCAGTAGGAGCGCCCCGCATGCCAGGCCCGCCGGCTTTCCGGCACCAGCTGCAGGATCGACCCGTCCTCATCGACCACGTAATGGGCCGAGACCTCGGCGCGCGGGTCGCACAGCCGCTGCAGGGCCTCTTCGCCGCTGGTCATGCCGGTATAGTGCAGCAGCAGCAGGCTGACCGGACCAGCCCGATCGTTGTGGTTCGGCGAAGGCCTCAGCCGCGCCGGCAGTCCGGTATCCGTCTTCACGCCCATTGCATGTCTTTCCGTGATGCTCTCAGCGGTCCTGCAAGGCGAGCCTGACCCCGAGCGCGCAGTAGATGCCCCCGACCACCTTGCCCTGCCACTTCAGGACGACGGGGTTGCGTCGGAGGAAATTTCCGAGCCGGCCCGCGGCCAGCGCGAACACAACGGTGCTGAACAGCCCGATCAGCACGAACAGGATCCCCAGCACGAGAAGCTGCAGCGCCGCCGACCCGTTCTCCGGTTTCACGAATTGCGGCAGGAACGCCAGGAAGAACAGGGCCGTCTTCGGGTTCAGCACTTCGGCCAGCACCGCCTGGCGGAACGCCGCCGCCGCGCCGATGGCCCGCGTCCCGGCGGACAGGTCGGTGGAAGGCCGCTCGAACAGGGCGCGGATGCCGAGATAGATCAGGTAAGCCGCGCCCAGATACTTGATGATCGAGAACAACACGGCGGACGTTGCGATGATCGCCGAAAGACCGACCACCGCCATCACGGTGTGCACCAGGTCGCCGGCGGCGATGCCGGCTCCGGTCGAGATGCCGACCCGTGTCCCCGACGTCGTCGCCCGCGCCACCGTCAACAGCGTCGCCGGCCCCGGAATGAAGACGAACCCCAGGACGATCGCCACATAGGCCGCAAGCGTCGTCGCATCGATCATCGCCCTGTCTCCCTCATGGTGTCGTCGCCGGTCACAGCCCCCGCTCCGCCGCGATCTTGGCATAGGCGACGTTCAGCGCCGCCAACCGGTCGTTGGCGATGCGCACGAACTCTTCCGGCACGCCGCGTGCGATCAGCCGGTCGGGATGGGTTTCCGCCACCAGCTTGCGGTAGTGTCGCTTGATCTCCTCGTCCGGCACGCTGCCGGCAATCCCCAGCACCCGGTACGGGTCCTCCTCGCTGCGCACATGGCGGGCGAGGATCTGGTTGAAGGCCCGCTCGTCCAGCCCGAAGATCTCGGCAATGCGCTCCAGGTAGGCCAGCTCGTATTCGTGGACGATGCCGTCCGCCTTGGCGATGTGGAACAGGGCATCGAGAATGTCCACCCGGATTTCCGGGTCGTCCGGAAACAGCGCCGCCAGCCGCTGCGCATAGGTCTCGAAGCCGGCCACGTCCTGCTTGGCCAGGTTGAACAGCCGGGCGACGTTCCGCTCCTCTCCGGCGGGAATGTCGAACACGTCGAGAAAGGCGATCTCCTCGTCGCCCGTCACCACGCCGTCGGCCTTGGCCATCTTGGCCGACAGCGCGATCATGGCGACGGTGAAGGCGACCGCCCGGTCGCCCCGCCCTTCGCCCGCCGAAACGATGAATTGCACGATGCGGTCGACGATCTGGGCACCGCCCGCGCCGATTGCCGCCGCCACCGCACTGATCGCAGACCAGATGTTCATGTCGCCGTTGCCGCCTCAGACAGACCGCGTGATGCCGCCATCGACGCGCAGGTTCTGCCCCGTGATATAGCCGGCTCCGTCCGACAGCAGGAAGGCGACCGTGTCCGCCACTTCCTCCACCGTGCCATAGCGGCCCATGGGGATGCGCGCGCGGCGGTCCTCCTTCTCCGGCAGGCTGTCGATGAAGCCCGGCAGCACGTTGTTCATGCGGATGCCCTCGCCCGCATAGCGGTCGCAATAGAGCTTGGTGAAGGCGGCAAGCCCTGCGCGGAACACGCCCGAGGTCGGGAAAGCCGCCTCCGGCTCGAACGCCGCATAGGTGGAGATGTTGACGATGGCGCCGCGCCCCTGCGCCTGGAACTGCGGCGTCACCAGCCGGCACATCCGCACCACGTTGAGCAGGTAATAGTCCATGCCCAGGTGCCAGTCCTCGTCGCTGATCGCCAGCACCTCGCCCTTCGGCCCGTGGCCGGCGCTGTTGACGACGGCATCGATCCGCCCGAAGCGCGCCATCGCGGCTTCCACGAACCCGGCAAGATCCTTCGGCTCCAGGTTCGACCCGGTATGGCCGAGCCCGCCCAGTTCCTCGGCCAGCGCCGCGCCCTTGCCGCTGGACGACAGGATGGCGACGCGCGCGCCCTCGCCCGCCAGCTTGCGCGCGATGGCGGCGCCCATGCCGCTGCCTGCGGCGGTCAGAAGTACGACCCGATCCTTCATGCTGTCCCCGAACTGCTTCGCCCGAACTGATTTGGCATGACGCTCCCGACGAACGCCGACTCTCGTTTGCGTTCTAGCACAGACGGCCGGCCTCGCCACGCATCCGCCGGTCGCGGCGGGCGAGCCCGCTCCGGAACGCCAGCCGGCGGCGGAGCGGGCCCGGCGCCTCAGATCTTCGGCATCGGGCCGGTCATCGACGCTGCATCGACGATCCGGTCGAACGTGGCTGCATCGATATGACCCAGCGCCAGCGCCGCCTCGCGCAGCGTCGTCCCCTCGTGATGCGCGTGATGGGCGATCGCCGCCGCCTTGTCGTAGCCGATCTCCGGCGTCAGCGCGGTGACCAGCATGAGCGAGCGGTTGACCGTCTCGGCGAGCCGCGCCTCGTCCGCCTCCATGCCCGCAACGGCGAAGCGTGCGAAATGCTCCATCCCGTCGGCGAGCATGCGGCAGCTTTCCACCACGTTGGAACCGAGCATCGGCTTGTAGACGTTCATCTCCAGCAACCCGCCGGCCCCGGCAAAGCCGCTGGCGACATCGAGGCCGATCACCTGCACGCTGAGCATGGCCAGCGCCTCGCACTGGGTCGGGTTGACCTTGCCCGGCATGATCGAGGAGCCCGGCTCGTTTTCCGGCAGCCGCAGCTCGGCAAAGCCGGCGCGCGGGCCGCAGGACAGCAGGCGGATGTCGTTGGCGATCTTGTGCAGCGACACCGCCAGCACCTTCAGCATGGACGAGGCCGCCACCATCGCGTCATGCGCGCCCATCACCGTGAACTTGTTCGCCGCCGCCTCGAAGGGCAGGCCGCAGCGGCGCGCCAGTTCTGCCGCGACCTTGCCGTCGAAGCCCTCCGGCGCGTTCAGCCCGGTGCCGACGGCCGTGCCGCCGATGGCCAGCTTCATCAGCCCCTTGAGCGCGAAGGCCAGCCGCTCGTCATTGTCGTCCAGCATGCCGACATAGCCGGCGAACTCCTGGCCGAGCGTCATCGGCACCGCGTCCTGCATGTGCGTGCGGCCGATCTTCACCAGCCCCTGCCAGGCATGCGCCTTTTCGGCCAGCGCATCGCGCAGCACCTTCAGCGCCGGCCGCACCCGGTTGGCGATCATCAGCGCCGCCGCCACGTTCAGCGCGGTCGGCACCACGTCGTTGGAGGACTGCGAGCGGTTGACGTGATCGTTGGGATGGACAGGATCCTTGGAGCCGATCCGCCCGCCGCTAAGCTCGATGGCCCGGTTGGCGATCACCTCGTTGACGTTCATGTTCGCCTGCGTGCCCGAGCCGGTCATCCACACATGCAAGGGGAACTCGCCGTCGTGCCGGCCGCCGACCACTTCCTCGGCCGCCTCGACGATCAGGTCGGCACGCTTTTGGTCCAGCACGCCGATCTGCGCATTGGCCATCGCCGCCGCCCGCTTGATCTCGGCCAGCGCGTGAATGATCTCCAGCGGGAACGGGTCGCGTCCGATGGCGAAGTGATGGCGCGCGCGCTCGGTCTGGGCGCCCCAGTAGCGGTCCGCCGGCACCTCCACCGCCCCCATCGAGTCGGTTTCGGTACGCCTGTTGTCTGCGGTCATGGTCTGCTCCGTCTTACCTTGCGTCACACTCCACCGGCGGGCGGATTCCGGGCGCATGATTCAATGTCTGGAAACCTTGCGATGTCATGATCCGTCCCTGGACACTTTCACCGATGAGAACGGCGGCATCGCGCCGTGAGGGACGGGTCAGGTTGCGCAACCTAAAGACGTTGCTGGGCATCTTTGTGGGCTTTTTGATCGTTGCAGGTTTCGCCGGCACGATCCAGGCGGCAAATGTATTCTTTTCCAAGGCGATTTACACCCGCGATGCCCAGGAAACCGCACGCCGGCTCGACCGCGACCTGAACCATCATCTCCTGAAGAACGACCGGGTTTCCGACGAGGAAATCGCCACCTTCGCCGACGAAAGCCTGCGCCGCTCCATCGACGGTGTGGACGGCAACGCTTCGGCGGGCAGCGGCAGGACGCGCACCGCTGACGCGCCGCGGCCGCAGCGTCCGGCTGCCAATCCCGCCAAGGTCGACCGCACCGCCTCCCTGGACGAATTCATGGAGGAGCTCGACCAGAGCGACCTGGCCCGCACCGTCGCCGTCCTGCGCTTCGCGCCGGGAACGGTGCTGCTGTCAGAGGCCTCCGTGCTGCCGCGCACCGATCCGCAGATGCTCGAGCGCCTCACCCCGCGCCTCGATACGCTCCTGCGCCATCTTGCCGCCGGCGAGCCGCGCGCGGTGGACGTTCCCTCCACGCTGCTCGGCACGAAACCCGAACCCACCCTGCTCGCCGTGCCGATTCGCAACGGCGACACCATCGAGGGCGCCATCGTCCTGCTCTACGACCAGGCGACGACCGGCCTGTTCCTGAGCGAGGTGGTGCAGATCGCCATCGCCATTCTGATGGCGATGATCTTCGTCGCGACCGGCCTTGCCGCCCTGTTCGTGTGGATGCGCTTCCGCGACCGGCTGAAGGCCAGCAAAACGATCCAGTTTCTTGCCCATCACGACGCACTGACCGGCCTGCCCAACCGCACGGTGTTTTCCACCAAGCTGAACGAGGCGCTGCGGCTGGCCAGCGCCAAGGCCGGCAACATCTCGGTCATGCTGATCGACGTGGACAAGTTCAAGGCCATCAACGACACCCACGGCCACGCGGCAGGCGATCTCTTCCTGCAGGTGATCGCCGACCGGCTGAGCAATGTCTTTGCCAGCCATCTTGTCGCCCGCCTGTCCGGCGACGAGTTCGCCGTGCTGATCGCCCGCGATCTCGACCGCCGGGCCGTGACCCAGCTTGCATCCTCGATGATCGCCGCCACGCGCATTCCCACCCGCATCGACGGCAAGGACATCCCGATCTCGCTCTCCATCGGCGTTGCCCAGGCCTCGGAGGCCGCCTGGCGCGCGTCCCGCCTGCTGCATTGCGCCGACCTTGCCCTCTACCGGGCCAAGCACTCGGGCCGGTCCACCTATATCTGGTACACCCCGGACATGGATGCGGAGGCCCAGAAGCGCAAACTGCTGGAGAGCGACCTGCGCAAGGCCCTGGCCCAGGACGAGTTCCGCCTGCTCTACCAGCCGCAATTCTCCCTGCGCGATCTGAAGCTGACGGGCTACGAGGCCCTGCTGCGCTGGGAGCACCCCGAGCGCGGCACCATCTCGCCGACGGTCTTCATCCCCATCGCCGAGGATGCCGGCCTCATCGAGGAGATCGGCGCCTGGGTGCTGCTGCATGCCTGCACCGAGGCCGCGCGCTGGCGCGACACCTCGCTCACCGTCGCGGTCAACATCTCGCCTGCCCAGTTCCGTCCCGGCCGCACCGAGGAGCGCGTCTCCCATGCGCTCAACACCAGCGGCCTTGCTCCCGAGCGGCTGGAGGTGGAGATCACCGAGAGCCTGCTGATTTCCGAGACCAACGCCGTCGTGAAGACGCTGACGCAGATCCGCCAGATGGGCGTGTCCGTGGCGATGGACGATTTCGGCACCGGCTATTCGAGCCTCAGCTATCTCTCGCGCTTCCCCTTCGACACGATCAAGATCGACCGGTCCTTCGTTGCCACCGTCGGCAAGAATCCGACGACCGACGCCATCATCGCCTCCATCGTCGGGCTGGGGCGCTCGCTCGAGGTCACCATCACGGCGGAAGGCGTGGAGGACGAGACCCAGGTGGCCCTGCTGCGCGCCGCCGGCTGCGACAAGGTGCAGGGCTTCCTGTTCGGCAAGCCGATGGACCTCACCGACCAGTCCGCCAGCGACACCATCGCCCTCGCCCAGCAGACGCGGTGCGAGCAGCTGCTGCTGGCCGCCCGCGAGACGGACCTGCCGCAGCTTCCGTTCGAGACGGCTGCGGAAGCCGGTGCGGACGCGGACGCCCCTCGCCTCACGGATGCGGATATCGACGCCTTTGCCATGGACGCCGACGCGGATGCGGATGCGGGGGCAGGTTCTGGTGCGGTTGCCGATGACGATGCGGACACGGCCGACGCCGACGCCGAAACGTCAGACGAACGCGAAACGGCGAAGGACGAGGCCGGGGTCGCCGAGGGGCGGACCCGCGCCGTCGGCGCGGCCTGACCGCGAGCGCCTGAAGCGCTGGCCTACATCGCCGCTGCGGCCCGCGCGGCCTGGTCGTAATGGCCGGAGACCGAGCGCAGCGTCGCGGCCAGCCGTGACAGCTCCATCTCGTCCATGCCCAGCCCCTTGACCGGGCCGACCAGCAGCGCCTCGCGCAGCCGGCGATACTCCATGCAGATCGCCTCGCCGGCGCGGGTGATCGCCACCGTCTTTTCCTTGCCGCGCTTGCCCGTCTCCACCAGTCCGGCGGCGGCCAGCTTCTTCAGCGCATAGGTGACCGTGTGGGTGTCCTCGATGTTGAGCACCAGGCAGATATCGGCGAGCGACTTCGGCCGCCCGCGGTGATTGACCGAATGCAGCACCAACGTGTCGAGCGGGCTCATGCCCGGCGCCCCGGCCGCCGCCATGCAGCGGACCATCCAGCGGTGATAGGCGTTGACCATCATGGTCACCGCAAACTCGACCTCCGAAAGCGCCGGCATGGCGCCCGAGGCGAGATGGGCGGCAGACACGACCGGTCCGATACCCCCTTGCACAATGTCTCCGGACTGGGTGCTGTCTGTCATGAAATTCCTGCCTGAATTGTTCGGGCCAAGGCTACGGCAGGGAGCTGCGAAAGAGCAACCATCCTTCCGGCTAACGCTAGGGCAGCGGATGGCGCCGCGGCACCAGACCGGAGTGGAACCAGGTCACGAAGCTCTCGATGGAATAGACCGGCACGCCCGTCGCCGCCCGGATGTCGGCGGCATAGGGCACCATGTTGGTGCATTCCAGCACGATGGCGCCGACCTCCGGATTGCGCGCCAGCAGCGCCTGCGCCGCCTCCACGTTGTCGGCCCGGGCCGCCTCCACGTCGAGCGCCTCCTCGTTGTCGAGGATCGCGCGGGTGAACTCGCGCCCGCCCTCGGTTCCCATCACCGGCGTGTCGGCGGGGCAGCCGGCCGCCGCCAGATGCGCACCCGTCAGCGATCCGGCGGAGATCGTCAGGATGCCGGCGCGCTTGCCCGGCGGCAGCAAACGGTCGACCAGCGGCACCTGCATCAGGGAGGAGGCGGCAACCGGAACCTGGAGCGCGGCCTGCAGGTCGCGCTGGAACAGGGACAGAAATCCGCAATTGGTGGTGATGCCGTCGACCCCGTCGGCAACCAGCTCGCGCCCCGCGGCGATGAACGCATCGAGCAGCCCGCTCGCGCCCTGCCGCACCGCCCTGTCGGGCGTGGCATCGCGCACGATGCGGTAATGCACCGGGAACGGCCAGGTCAGCGCATTGCCCATGTCGCCGGGGATGCGGGGGAAGCGCGCCTCCAGCATCAGGATTCCCACCGCCGCGCCATAGAGCGCCTTGCCGCCATGCACCGTCATTTCGCATCCTCCCGCCGAGACAATGCTGCTCCGACTGTCGCAAACCCTGCGTCAACCGAGCCCGAACCGCCTCAATCCGAGGATTGGTGCACCTGAACGTCTGCAACACAAGGATCTTGCGCAGAATATTAAGAACATTTTGTCGATAAATTGTTGACAACAGAACCTGACCTCACGACACTTGGCATAATTGGCCGGGGAGAGGCACTGTGCAGCAGCACGACAGTGGGCGTTTGCGGATTGTGGTGATCGGCGCGGGGATCGTCGGCGTCAGCGCCGCGCTCCGCCTCCAGGAAGACGGTCATCAGGTCACCCTTCTCGACCGTGCGGGCCCCGGCGAGGGCACCTCCCATGGCAATGGCGGCGTGCTCGCCTCCTGCGCCGTGGTTCCCGTCACCGTTCCAGGCCTGCCGGCCAAGGCGCCGCGCATGCTGATGGACCCGGACAGCCCGCTGTTCCTGCGCTGGTCCTACCTGCCGCGCCTGCTGCCCTGGCTTGCGAAATACCTTTCCCATTGCAACACGAGCGAAACCGAGCGCATCGCCCGCGCGCTGCTGCCGATCGTCGGCAACAGCCTCGACGAGCACCGCGCCCTGGCGGGCCGCACGGCGGCGAACCGCTGGATCGCCCCGTCCGACTATCTCTATGTCTACCGCGACCGCGCCGCCTTCGAGGGCGATGCCTTCGGCTGGCGGCTGCGGCGCGAGGCGGGCTTTTCCTGGCAGGAGATGGAGGGCGCCTCGCTCGGGGGCTACGACCCGCTGCTGGGCGATGCCAACCACTTCGCCGTCCGCCTTCCCGATCACGGCATCATCCGCGACCCCGGCCTTTACGTGAAGGATCTCGCCGCCGAGTTCGAGGCGCGCGGCGGCACGCTCCTGCGCGGCGCGCTGCAGGGCTTCGTGACCGAGAACGGCCGCCTCGCCTCCCTTGCCACCGATGGCGGACCGCTCGCCTGCGACCGCGCCGTGCTGGCGACCGGCGTGTGGTCCGGGCCGCTTGCCGACCAGCTCGGCATCTCCGTGCCGCTGGAGAGCGAGCGCGGCTACCATCTGGAGCTGGAGGCGCCGAGCGCGATGCCGCGCGCGCCCTTCATGTTCGCCTCCGCGAAATTCGTCGCCACCCCGCTGGAGGGGCGCATCCGCCTTGCCGGCGTCGTCGAGTTCGGCGGCCTTGCCGCGGGACCGGCCAAGGCGCCGTTCGAGCTTCTGGAGCGCCAGCTGCGCCGGGCCATGCCCGCGCTGCGCTGGGGCTCGACCCGTCAATGGATGGGACACCGGCCGGCGCCGGCCGATTCCATCCCCGTGATCGGGCCGTCGCCGGCATGCGGCGATGTCCTGATGGCTTTCGGCCACCATCATATCGGCCTGACCGGCGGTCCCAGGACCGGTCGCCTCGTTGCCGACATGATCGCGGGCCGCAAGCCGAATATCGACCCCACCCCCTATTCGCCCGCGCGTTTCGCTGTCTAGAGTGTGACCCATGGGCACTGGGCCAAGGGAATACCGACCAGAGACCTGGACTGCCGCGAGATCCGGAACAATCGGATCCCGGCCGATGGAGGACCAAACATGACTGACCTGCTGAAGAGCACCACCGGCATCGTAACCGCCGCGCTTCTGGCTGCCTCTGCCGCTTCCCCGGCATTCGCCGCCGAGAAGTGGGACATGCCGCTCGCCTATCCGGCGACCAACTTCCATTCCGAGAACGCGGCCGCCTTTGCCGCCTGCGTCACCGAGGGCACCGGCGGCGAGATCGAGATCGTCACCCATCCGGGCGGCTCGCTGTTCGGCGGCGCTGACATCAAGCGCGCCGTGCAGACCGGCCAGGTGCCGATCGGCGAGCGCCTGCTTTCCGCGCATGCCAACGAGGACCCGATCTTCGGCGTCGACAGCATTCCCTTCCTCGCCACCTCCTTCGACGATTCCGTGAAGCTGTGGTCGGCCGCCGAAGGCGCGGTGGAAGAGGCGCTGGACGGCCAGAACCTCGTTCTTCTCTACAGCGTGCCGTGGCCGCCGCAGGGCCTGTACTTCAACAAGGAAGTCAATTCCGGCGCCGACATGAAGGGCATCAAGTTCCGCGCCTACAATGCCGCGACCGCCAAGCTCGCCGAGCTGACCGGCATGCTCCCGGTGCAGA comes from Stappia sp. 28M-7 and encodes:
- a CDS encoding PLP-dependent aminotransferase family protein; this encodes MLDGLLSIDRSAALPLPEQVYRGVREAIGDGRLAEGARLPSSRALAAALGISRNSVNAAYELLVAEGIVTVRGGSAPKVARVGLWGEGEAPAISARAVALSARGRAMSNNPWSATQRRRGGKLEPGTPSIDRFPADEWARTLRRAARRLRGDVLSYGETQGLGELRGELTAYLAAERGVRATPERIIVTPSTQASLNLLASALADPGEAAWLEDPGYLGARAAFTAAGLDIVSMPVDADGADPRLVTDRRPPRLIYVTPSHQYPYGTRMSLARRAMVLDAARACGGVVLEDDYDSEFLFSGRPLAAMQGLGAEGEVIYLGTFSKSMLPGLRVAYMVVPEHLAGPLAVAQRVSGMLANVMTQAALADFIASGRYRAHLRRVQETCEARGRELAAALRQRLGTAADVPDPVGGVQLALRFAGAVDDLAIAARVNALGFGVAALSPYGIACNPSGLVIGFAGAQGGEAQACAEAVAGALAGAEKRRA
- a CDS encoding pyridoxamine 5'-phosphate oxidase family protein is translated as MSDPEIDQAATPATRRSRRASLPRHARVRVGKREVADPAAAFEVLDLARIAHVGFVDEGRPMVIPMLHARIKRTLYIHGAKATRIVKGMRDRAPVCLTVTLLDGIVVARSAFHHSMNYRSVVVHGTARHVINDWERKAALVALTDRLLPGRWDEVRPMTDKELAATGVLAIEVEHITMKRREGPPVDDADDYALPVWAGVVELAETVTAVTPDERLAADVPRPRSLRDLESAASPGLSRERGAA
- a CDS encoding lytic transglycosylase domain-containing protein; the protein is MINFKAPRLIGALLLALSAGACQTAAVSTTTVDPKILEAGARAEKYDAMITAEARKHGVPVELAHAVVRVESNYNPRARGRAGEIGLMQIKPQTARGVGFRGSAKALYDPKTNITYGMKYLAGAHKRAGGDVCGTILRYNAGHFAKRMNPVSRRYCGKVKQLLARG
- a CDS encoding N-acetylmuramoyl-L-alanine amidase; the encoded protein is MGVKTDTGLPARLRPSPNHNDRAGPVSLLLLHYTGMTSGEEALQRLCDPRAEVSAHYVVDEDGSILQLVPESRRAWHAGRSYWKGERDINSRSIGIEIVNPGHENGYRPFPDAQVQSVIELARDICARHGIAPHDVLGHSDVAPERKEDPGELFPWDRLAAAGVGLHVAPEPVSGGRFFQLGDGGQPVEALQSMLALYGFEMPITGVFDERTRAAVAAFQRHHRRERVDGIADMSTIATLHRLLQKVPQLG
- a CDS encoding LysE family translocator — translated: MIDATTLAAYVAIVLGFVFIPGPATLLTVARATTSGTRVGISTGAGIAAGDLVHTVMAVVGLSAIIATSAVLFSIIKYLGAAYLIYLGIRALFERPSTDLSAGTRAIGAAAAFRQAVLAEVLNPKTALFFLAFLPQFVKPENGSAALQLLVLGILFVLIGLFSTVVFALAAGRLGNFLRRNPVVLKWQGKVVGGIYCALGVRLALQDR
- a CDS encoding DnaJ family molecular chaperone; its protein translation is MNIWSAISAVAAAIGAGGAQIVDRIVQFIVSAGEGRGDRAVAFTVAMIALSAKMAKADGVVTGDEEIAFLDVFDIPAGEERNVARLFNLAKQDVAGFETYAQRLAALFPDDPEIRVDILDALFHIAKADGIVHEYELAYLERIAEIFGLDERAFNQILARHVRSEEDPYRVLGIAGSVPDEEIKRHYRKLVAETHPDRLIARGVPEEFVRIANDRLAALNVAYAKIAAERGL
- a CDS encoding SDR family oxidoreductase, translated to MKDRVVLLTAAGSGMGAAIARKLAGEGARVAILSSSGKGAALAEELGGLGHTGSNLEPKDLAGFVEAAMARFGRIDAVVNSAGHGPKGEVLAISDEDWHLGMDYYLLNVVRMCRLVTPQFQAQGRGAIVNISTYAAFEPEAAFPTSGVFRAGLAAFTKLYCDRYAGEGIRMNNVLPGFIDSLPEKEDRRARIPMGRYGTVEEVADTVAFLLSDGAGYITGQNLRVDGGITRSV
- a CDS encoding lyase family protein translates to MTADNRRTETDSMGAVEVPADRYWGAQTERARHHFAIGRDPFPLEIIHALAEIKRAAAMANAQIGVLDQKRADLIVEAAEEVVGGRHDGEFPLHVWMTGSGTQANMNVNEVIANRAIELSGGRIGSKDPVHPNDHVNRSQSSNDVVPTALNVAAALMIANRVRPALKVLRDALAEKAHAWQGLVKIGRTHMQDAVPMTLGQEFAGYVGMLDDNDERLAFALKGLMKLAIGGTAVGTGLNAPEGFDGKVAAELARRCGLPFEAAANKFTVMGAHDAMVAASSMLKVLAVSLHKIANDIRLLSCGPRAGFAELRLPENEPGSSIMPGKVNPTQCEALAMLSVQVIGLDVASGFAGAGGLLEMNVYKPMLGSNVVESCRMLADGMEHFARFAVAGMEADEARLAETVNRSLMLVTALTPEIGYDKAAAIAHHAHHEGTTLREAALALGHIDAATFDRIVDAASMTGPMPKI